From the Apus apus isolate bApuApu2 chromosome 4, bApuApu2.pri.cur, whole genome shotgun sequence genome, one window contains:
- the KLHL5 gene encoding kelch-like protein 5 isoform X4, producing the protein MEPCTSDEFFQALNHAEQTFKKMENYLRHKQLCDVVLVAGDRRIPAHRLVLSSVSDYFAAMFTNDVREARQEEIKMEGVEPNALWALVQYAYTGRLELKEDNIECLLSTACLLQLSQVVEACCKFLMKQLHPSNCLGIRSFADAQGCTDLHKVAHNYTMENFMEVIRNQEFLLLPATEIAKLLASDDMNIPNEETILNALLTWVRHDLEQRRKDLSKLLAYIRLPLLAPQFLADMENNALFRDDIECQKLIMEAMKYHLLPERRPMLQSPRTKPRKSTVGVLFAVGGMDATKGATSIEKYELRTNMWTPVANMNGRRLQFGVAVLDDKLYVVGGRDGLKTLNTVECYNPRTKTWSVMPPMSTHRHGLGVAVLEGPMYAVGGHDGWSYLNTVERWDPQARQWNFVASMSTPRSTVGVAILNGKLYAVGGRDGSSCLKSVECFDPHTNKWTLCAQMSKRRGGVGVTTWNGFLYAIGGHDAPASNLTSRLSDCVERYDPKTDVWTAVASMSISRDAVGVCLLGDKLYAVGGYDGQTYLNTVESYDPQTNEWMQVAPLCLGRAGACVVTVKL; encoded by the exons ATTGGTTCTCTCCTCTGTTTCGGACTACTTTGCAGCAATGTTCACTAATGATGTAAGGGAAGCAAGACAGGAGGAAATCAAGATGGAAGGCGTGGAGCCAAATGCATTGTGGGCTCTGGTTCAGTATGCATATACAg GTCGCCTTGAATTAAAAGAAGATAACATTGAGTGCCTGTTGTCTACAGCTTGCCTTCTTCAGCTCTCTCAGGTTGTAGAAGCCTGCTGTAAATTCCTAATGAAGCAGCTTCACCCCTCCAATTGCCTTGGAATCCGATCTTTTGCTGATGCGCAGGGTTGCACTGACTTGCACAAGGTGGCTCACAATTACACTATG gaaaacttCATGGAAGTAATTAGAAACCAGGAATTTCTGTTGTTGCCAGCCACTGAAATTGCAAAGCTTTTAGCAAGTGATGACATGAATATTCCTAATGAAGAAACTATACTGAATGCACTACTTACGTGGGTTCGACATGACTtggaacagagaaggaaagaccTCAGTAAACTCCTGGCTTACATTAGACTGCCTCTTCTTGCTCCACAA tttCTGGCAGATATGGAAAATAATGCACTCTTCAGGGATGACATTGAATGTCAAAAACTCATTATGGAAGCAATGAAGTACCATCTGTTGCCAGAGAGGCGACCTATGTTGCAAAGTCCTCGCACCAAACCTAGAAAATCTACAGTGGGTGTATTGTTTGCTGTTGGAGGAATGGATGCAACAAAAG GAGCTACAAGTATTGAAAAGTATGAACTTCGTACCAACATGTGGACTCCTGTTGCAAACATGAATGGACGAAGATTACAGTTTGGAGTTGCAGTTTTAGATGATAAATTGTATGTTGTTGGTGGCAGAGATGgactgaaaacactgaatacTGTTGAGTGTTACAACCCTAGAACAAAAACCTGGAGTGTAATGCCACCTATGTCCACTCATCGTCATGGTCTTG GAGTAGCTGTATTGGAAGGTCCCATGTATGCAGTAGGAGGACATGATGGCTGGAGCTACCTGAATACGGTAGAAAGATGGGATCCACAGGCTCGTCAGTGGAACTTTGTAGCTAGTATGTCAACTCCAAGGAGCACTGTTGGTGTAGCAATATTAAATGGAAA gcTCTATGCAGTTGGTGGTCGAGATGGAAGTTCTTGTCTTAAGTCAGTAGAGTGCTTTGATCCTCATACAAACAAATGGACCCTCTGTGCTCAGATGTCAAAAAGAAGAGGTGGTGTAGGTGTAACCACCTGGAATGGTTTCTTATATGCAATAGGTGGTCATGATGCCCCAGCATCAAACTTAACATCCAGGCTGTCAGACTGCGTAGAAAG GTATGATCCAAAAACAGATGTGTGGACTGCTGTGGCCTCTATGAGCATTAGCAGAGATGCAGTGGGAGTTTGTCTTCTTGGTGACAAGCTGTATGCTGTTGGAGGATATGATGGTCAAACATACCTTAATACAGTGGAGTCTTATGATCCCCAGACAAATGAGTGGATGCAG GTTGCACCATTGTGcttgggaagagctggagcCTGCGTTGTGACTGTAAAactgtga